One part of the Marinobacterium rhizophilum genome encodes these proteins:
- a CDS encoding SDR family NAD(P)-dependent oxidoreductase, whose amino-acid sequence MRFENKVVVITGGAGGVGQALVRLFAREGARIMIVDMNEEGCRVAADEARGLGAEADYLAGDLRQKEYCEAAIAHCVERFGGLDILLNNAGIIPRGTIEETTDEMWFTAMGVNLNAVFFLCRAAIPQMKQRGGGAIVNTSSVWGTLPGPGHVAYCTSKGAVAALTRNLGRDCAPLGIRVNAVCPHEINTPMIRSGFERRGLDPDKAVEELNKTVPLGRIAEPEDIADVIAFLASHEARYIAGECVDVTGAKPVSG is encoded by the coding sequence ATGCGATTTGAAAACAAGGTTGTCGTTATTACCGGCGGTGCCGGTGGTGTGGGGCAGGCGCTGGTAAGGCTTTTTGCCCGCGAAGGCGCCCGTATCATGATCGTGGACATGAACGAGGAGGGCTGTCGTGTTGCTGCCGACGAGGCCCGTGGGCTGGGTGCCGAGGCAGACTACCTGGCCGGCGACCTGCGGCAAAAGGAATATTGCGAGGCAGCAATTGCACACTGCGTTGAGCGTTTTGGTGGCCTGGATATACTGCTCAATAACGCCGGCATTATCCCCAGGGGCACCATCGAGGAGACCACCGACGAGATGTGGTTTACCGCCATGGGGGTGAACCTCAATGCGGTGTTTTTTCTGTGCCGCGCCGCCATTCCACAGATGAAGCAGCGTGGTGGCGGTGCCATCGTCAACACTTCCTCGGTCTGGGGAACCCTGCCCGGGCCTGGCCACGTGGCGTATTGCACCAGCAAGGGCGCGGTGGCGGCACTGACCCGAAACCTGGGGCGTGACTGCGCACCGCTGGGTATCCGCGTCAATGCGGTCTGCCCCCACGAGATCAACACCCCGATGATCCGCAGCGGTTTCGAGCGCCGTGGCCTGGATCCGGACAAGGCGGTGGAAGAACTGAACAAGACAGTACCGCTGGGGCGGATCGCCGAACCCGAAGACATCGCCGACGTAATCGCCTTTCTGGCCTCACACGAGGCCCGCTATATCGCCGGTGAATGCGTGGACGTGACCGGTGCCAAGCCCGTTTCAGGTTGA
- a CDS encoding LysR substrate-binding domain-containing protein, whose amino-acid sequence MSNLKQLLPPLNALRTFEAAARHESFKAAAEELCVTQAAISRQVQTLEEFYSLKLFIRSNRKVELSPEGRGLYLAASAALQHIASASGTLLQRNRPGHISLTTTTSFSQLWLLPRLKQLRSQHPELQLQLISGEGNPDYNEGFDAAVTLGIQEHPLYVCEYLFSEEVFPVCTAEFARQNPQVATLNGLLQVPLLNLSADHWKARLWAPLDWAFWLRQLEMTADLNQTGMSFSHFLMLLDAVHEDIGVGLAWRHLVQRQLEEGKLVRPVRETYQADDRKHYFVCRRDRLDTPGMQTLKHWLLTQTAPLRESAPPEPGHF is encoded by the coding sequence ATGAGCAACTTGAAACAGCTACTCCCGCCCCTGAATGCCCTGCGCACCTTCGAAGCGGCTGCCCGGCACGAAAGTTTCAAGGCTGCCGCCGAGGAGCTTTGCGTCACCCAGGCGGCCATCAGTCGCCAGGTCCAGACCCTGGAAGAGTTTTATAGCCTCAAACTTTTTATCCGCAGCAATCGCAAGGTGGAACTCAGCCCCGAAGGGCGCGGCCTCTACCTGGCGGCATCTGCCGCCTTGCAGCACATTGCCTCGGCCTCAGGCACCCTGTTGCAACGCAACCGCCCGGGCCATATATCACTCACCACAACAACGTCTTTCTCCCAGCTCTGGCTGCTGCCCAGGCTGAAGCAGCTGCGCAGCCAGCACCCGGAACTGCAGCTGCAACTGATCAGTGGCGAGGGCAATCCCGACTATAACGAGGGTTTCGATGCCGCCGTGACGCTCGGCATACAGGAGCACCCGCTGTATGTGTGCGAGTACCTTTTTTCGGAGGAAGTCTTCCCCGTCTGCACAGCTGAATTCGCGAGGCAGAATCCGCAGGTCGCCACCCTTAACGGGCTGCTGCAAGTACCGCTGCTGAACCTGAGTGCCGATCACTGGAAAGCCAGACTCTGGGCTCCGCTGGACTGGGCATTCTGGCTAAGGCAGCTTGAAATGACTGCCGACCTGAACCAGACAGGCATGAGTTTCAGCCATTTTCTGATGCTGCTGGATGCGGTGCACGAAGACATCGGCGTGGGCCTGGCCTGGCGTCACCTGGTACAACGACAGCTCGAGGAAGGAAAACTGGTACGTCCCGTCCGCGAGACGTACCAGGCTGATGATCGAAAGCACTACTTTGTCTGTCGCAGGGACCGGCTAGACACCCCCGGCATGCAGACCCTGAAACACTGGCTGTTAACCCAGACTGCGCCCCTGCGCGAGTCTGCACCACCAGAGCCTGGCCACTTTTAG
- a CDS encoding MmgE/PrpD family protein codes for MSLYRFVQDLSFAEVPAHTRYLLSTALLDILGVAAGAVKNNTTECVRNYARAHYAPGRLGSRLLFDGSPVHPLGAAWVGGFCIDSLDAHEGHFTSKGHAGATVVPALLALVDACRAQGRDISGPEFLAALTVAYETALRAGVALMDTAPEYHASGAFSGLGVVCGGARLLGLDEDTFLHALGIAEYFGPRCPMMRLVDFPSMLRDAHGAGAYAGLNALLMAQAGVTGAPAETATMERVQHCWQDLGQRWEIDAQYFKPWPVCRWAQPALTAVTALMAEYPQIDGTAIEHVKVETFHESMRLQGHFPANADEAQYGLAFPLAALICRGQVGPNEVTGDAIQAGDILAVSRCIEIVEADDLSARFPGEILSRVSIGLKDGQVLQSPVTAAKGDPATAMTREEFRAKFQLLASVNFDQARIDAIIAAVDTLEQAPDCSELLEQVLSA; via the coding sequence ATGTCCTTGTACCGATTTGTTCAGGATTTGAGCTTTGCCGAGGTTCCCGCCCATACCCGTTACCTGCTGAGCACCGCGTTGCTGGATATCCTCGGCGTGGCCGCCGGCGCTGTGAAAAACAACACTACCGAGTGTGTTCGCAACTATGCCCGCGCGCACTATGCGCCGGGGCGGCTCGGCAGCCGGCTGCTGTTTGACGGCAGTCCGGTGCATCCGCTGGGCGCTGCCTGGGTCGGTGGTTTTTGCATCGACAGCCTGGATGCCCATGAAGGTCACTTCACGTCCAAGGGGCATGCTGGCGCCACGGTGGTGCCGGCGCTGCTGGCGCTGGTGGACGCCTGCCGAGCCCAGGGGCGCGATATCAGCGGGCCTGAGTTTCTGGCGGCGCTCACCGTTGCTTACGAAACCGCGCTGCGTGCCGGTGTGGCGCTGATGGATACGGCGCCCGAGTACCACGCATCCGGCGCGTTTTCGGGGCTGGGTGTGGTGTGCGGCGGAGCCCGGCTGCTGGGGCTGGATGAGGACACCTTCTTGCATGCGCTGGGTATCGCCGAGTACTTCGGGCCGCGTTGTCCAATGATGCGCCTGGTGGATTTTCCGTCCATGCTGCGTGATGCCCACGGTGCCGGTGCTTACGCCGGCCTGAATGCGCTGCTTATGGCACAGGCGGGCGTCACCGGCGCACCGGCCGAAACAGCCACCATGGAAAGGGTGCAGCACTGCTGGCAGGACCTGGGGCAACGCTGGGAAATTGATGCCCAGTACTTCAAGCCCTGGCCGGTGTGTCGCTGGGCCCAGCCCGCCCTGACCGCCGTTACCGCGCTGATGGCCGAGTATCCGCAGATTGATGGCACAGCCATCGAGCATGTGAAAGTGGAAACCTTCCATGAGTCCATGCGCCTGCAGGGGCATTTCCCGGCCAACGCCGATGAAGCCCAGTACGGCCTGGCCTTCCCGCTGGCGGCATTGATCTGCCGTGGTCAGGTAGGCCCCAACGAGGTCACCGGTGATGCCATCCAGGCCGGGGATATCCTGGCCGTGAGCCGCTGTATCGAAATCGTGGAAGCTGATGACCTGTCAGCGCGCTTCCCCGGCGAGATCCTGTCCCGCGTCAGTATCGGCCTGAAAGACGGCCAGGTATTGCAGAGCCCGGTGACCGCCGCCAAGGGCGATCCCGCCACGGCCATGACCCGGGAGGAGTTTCGCGCCAAGTTCCAGCTGCTGGCATCGGTCAACTTCGACCAGGCCCGCATTGATGCCATTATCGCGGCGGTTGACACCCTGGAGCAGGCGCCGGATTGCAGTGAGCTGCTGGAGCAGGTCCTGAGCGCTTGA
- the proX gene encoding glycine betaine/L-proline ABC transporter substrate-binding protein ProX codes for MRTQLDTFLTRTRTLTAAVSLGALLLTGATQADELPGKGESVTPIFPSIAEERFRGEVAIAGLKELGYEVEEPKETEYATMMMALSYGDADFSVHLWDQLHDTFYQKAGGDETMVKAGSVIPGVLQGYLIDKKTADEHGITSLDDLKKPEIAKLFDSNDDGKADLTGCNPGWGCELIIDHHLQAYGLEDTVTHNRGSYFALMADTITRYNEGKSILYYTWVPQWIAGVLVEGKDVVWLEVPRTDLPDGNNDINTSFEGKNLGFAVDKVMAVMGREFAEDHPAARAFLGQVQISAADESAQNLKMQDGEKSMDDIKRHAQEWIAAHRDQFDSWLAQARTESN; via the coding sequence ATGCGCACCCAACTCGATACTTTTCTGACCCGTACACGCACCCTGACCGCGGCTGTGTCCCTCGGCGCGCTGCTGCTGACTGGCGCCACCCAGGCCGACGAACTGCCTGGCAAGGGCGAATCCGTGACGCCGATCTTCCCATCCATCGCTGAAGAGCGTTTTCGTGGGGAAGTGGCTATCGCTGGCCTGAAAGAACTGGGCTACGAAGTCGAGGAGCCCAAGGAAACCGAATACGCCACCATGATGATGGCACTGTCTTACGGCGATGCGGACTTCAGCGTGCATCTGTGGGATCAGTTGCACGATACCTTCTACCAGAAGGCCGGCGGCGACGAGACCATGGTCAAGGCCGGCAGCGTGATTCCAGGCGTGTTGCAGGGCTACCTGATCGACAAGAAAACCGCAGACGAGCACGGCATTACCTCCCTCGACGACCTGAAAAAGCCCGAGATCGCCAAGCTGTTTGACTCCAACGACGACGGCAAGGCGGATCTGACCGGCTGTAACCCGGGCTGGGGTTGCGAACTGATTATCGATCACCACCTGCAGGCGTACGGGCTGGAAGACACCGTAACCCACAACCGCGGCTCCTACTTCGCGCTGATGGCCGATACCATCACCCGTTACAACGAAGGCAAGTCGATTCTGTACTACACCTGGGTGCCGCAGTGGATCGCCGGTGTACTGGTCGAAGGCAAGGATGTGGTCTGGCTGGAAGTGCCCCGCACCGATCTGCCGGATGGCAACAACGATATCAACACCTCCTTCGAGGGCAAGAACCTGGGCTTTGCGGTCGACAAGGTGATGGCCGTAATGGGACGCGAGTTTGCCGAAGATCACCCGGCGGCCAGGGCTTTCCTCGGCCAGGTGCAGATTTCCGCGGCTGACGAAAGTGCTCAGAACCTGAAAATGCAGGATGGCGAAAAATCCATGGATGACATCAAGCGTCATGCGCAGGAGTGGATTGCCGCCCACCGTGATCAGTTCGACAGCTGGTTGGCCCAGGCACGCACCGAGTCCAACTGA
- the proW gene encoding glycine betaine/L-proline ABC transporter permease ProW: MSEFSLLDPFQYLHLPLGEWVESVLNYLVQNFRGFFRAIRWPIDQVLNGIEFALQSPPPLIGILLGSLLGWQLAGKRMGVFCAITLFFLGLIGVWSESMTTLSLVLTSVFFCALFGVPLGILCARSDRTERFVRPALDAMQTLPAFVYLVPVVMLFGIGNVPGVLVTIIFALPPLVRLTNLGIRQVPADKVEAGRAFGCTPRQMLFKVQLPLAMPTIMAGLNQTLMLSLSMVVIASMIAVGGLGQMVLRGIGRLDMGLATVGGVGLVLLAIFLDRLTQAIGERSDVSNTLRWYESGPVGLCVRLCRGGRGTNSAVRTNP, translated from the coding sequence ATGTCTGAATTCAGTTTGCTTGATCCGTTTCAGTATCTTCACCTGCCGCTGGGAGAGTGGGTCGAATCCGTACTCAACTACCTGGTGCAGAACTTCCGCGGCTTTTTCCGTGCCATCCGCTGGCCGATTGACCAGGTGCTGAACGGCATCGAATTCGCACTGCAGTCGCCGCCGCCGCTCATCGGCATCCTGCTCGGCAGCCTGCTGGGCTGGCAGCTGGCGGGCAAGCGCATGGGGGTATTCTGCGCCATTACGCTGTTTTTCCTGGGCCTGATCGGGGTCTGGTCCGAGTCCATGACGACCTTGTCGCTGGTGCTGACCTCGGTCTTCTTCTGCGCCCTGTTCGGCGTACCCCTGGGGATTCTCTGTGCCCGCAGCGATCGCACCGAACGCTTTGTGCGACCCGCGCTCGATGCGATGCAGACCCTGCCGGCGTTCGTCTACCTGGTGCCGGTGGTCATGCTGTTCGGTATCGGTAACGTGCCGGGCGTACTGGTGACCATTATCTTTGCGTTGCCACCGCTGGTGCGCCTGACCAATCTCGGCATCCGCCAGGTGCCGGCGGACAAGGTGGAAGCCGGCCGGGCCTTTGGCTGCACGCCGCGCCAGATGCTGTTCAAGGTACAGCTGCCGCTGGCCATGCCCACCATCATGGCGGGTCTGAACCAGACGCTGATGCTCTCCCTGTCCATGGTGGTGATCGCCTCCATGATCGCGGTCGGCGGGCTTGGCCAGATGGTACTGCGCGGCATCGGCCGCCTGGACATGGGCCTGGCCACCGTCGGTGGTGTTGGCCTGGTGCTGCTGGCCATCTTCCTGGACCGCCTGACCCAGGCAATCGGCGAGCGTTCCGATGTCAGTAACACCCTGCGCTGGTACGAAAGTGGCCCCGTGGGACTCTGTGTGCGCCTGTGTCGCGGTGGTCGTGGCACTAACAGCGCAGTTCGAACCAACCCTTAA
- the proV gene encoding glycine betaine/L-proline ABC transporter ATP-binding protein ProV: MTDSSEILSIKNVYKVFGAEPDTAMKMLEQGANKDEIFEKTGQVIGVFDASFSVKKGEIFVIMGLSGSGKSTLVRLLNRLIEPTSGTISLNGRDITRLGDKDLLDVRRKDMSMVFQSFALMPHMSVLENAAFGLEISGVAEGERHARAQEALSQVGLGEHGSSFPHQLSGGMQQRVGLARALTNDPTILLMDEAFSALDPLIRYEMQGELIRLQKEQERTIIFISHDLDEAIRIGDRIAIMEGGRIVQIGSPQEILSNPADDYVETFFKGVDISKILKAGDIAKKDPRSLIKLNGSINLLDASADIPFRYLVDEQEQLQGIVSGGDFGGQVPDMAALDAHRVAEPLSVRSDTPLHEVMNLVADTAYPLPVLDSQGAFLGTISKSLLLQTLSHQ; encoded by the coding sequence ATGACTGATTCAAGCGAAATACTCAGTATAAAGAATGTCTACAAGGTCTTTGGGGCTGAGCCTGACACCGCCATGAAAATGCTGGAGCAGGGCGCCAATAAAGACGAGATATTCGAAAAAACCGGTCAGGTTATCGGGGTTTTTGATGCCAGTTTCTCGGTTAAAAAAGGCGAGATATTTGTCATCATGGGGTTGTCGGGCTCCGGCAAGTCCACCCTGGTGCGACTGCTGAACCGGCTGATCGAGCCGACCTCCGGCACCATCTCCCTGAATGGCCGTGATATTACCCGCCTGGGTGACAAGGATCTGCTGGATGTACGTCGCAAGGACATGAGCATGGTGTTCCAGTCCTTCGCCCTGATGCCCCACATGTCGGTGCTGGAAAACGCAGCCTTTGGCCTGGAAATTTCCGGCGTTGCCGAAGGTGAACGCCACGCCAGGGCGCAGGAAGCCCTGTCCCAGGTGGGCCTGGGCGAGCACGGATCGAGCTTCCCGCACCAGCTGTCCGGCGGCATGCAGCAGCGCGTCGGCCTGGCACGGGCGCTGACCAACGACCCCACGATTCTGCTGATGGACGAAGCCTTCTCGGCGCTCGATCCGCTGATCCGCTATGAAATGCAGGGCGAGCTGATCCGGCTGCAGAAGGAACAGGAACGCACCATCATCTTTATTTCCCACGACCTGGATGAGGCCATTCGCATTGGCGACCGTATCGCCATCATGGAGGGCGGGCGCATCGTGCAGATCGGCAGTCCGCAGGAGATCCTCAGCAACCCGGCGGATGACTACGTTGAAACCTTCTTCAAGGGTGTGGATATCTCCAAGATCCTCAAGGCCGGCGATATCGCCAAAAAAGACCCGCGCAGCCTGATCAAGCTCAACGGCAGCATCAATCTGCTGGATGCGTCTGCAGATATTCCGTTCCGTTACCTGGTGGACGAGCAGGAGCAGCTGCAGGGCATCGTCAGCGGTGGTGACTTTGGGGGCCAGGTGCCGGATATGGCTGCGCTGGATGCCCACCGGGTCGCCGAACCCCTGAGCGTGCGCAGTGATACGCCGCTGCACGAGGTGATGAACCTGGTGGCAGACACGGCATACCCGCTGCCAGTGCTGGACAGCCAGGGCGCCTTCCTTGGCACCATTTCCAAGAGCCTGCTGCTGCAGACGCTGAGCCATCAATAA
- a CDS encoding DMT family transporter, whose protein sequence is MQTFEPNYQQEYLRGFALVLLAAFCYGLQPFFAYFAYAAGADPVGLLLIRFSLASVMMLLWLKAKRVRLPSLRLLGPTLLVGVGYATSALGYYSASRSTSISLAVILMFSFPAFVTLYAILFQNEKASSGRLLSLCLACGGVIVATGLHVQGDLAGIGWALFAALSYGAAIIYGTARVAPQNPLCSATVILLGGALTFGCAWWLKGGSVPQTPLGWSACVGLALFATILPIATFVSGSPRIGASDASTLSTLEPIVAVTIAVLLVGEQMTPSLLAGGAMVVIAAVLLSRNRGSRVPS, encoded by the coding sequence ATGCAAACCTTTGAACCCAATTACCAGCAGGAGTACCTTCGGGGCTTCGCGCTGGTGCTTCTGGCCGCCTTTTGTTACGGCCTGCAGCCTTTCTTCGCTTACTTTGCCTATGCCGCCGGCGCCGACCCTGTCGGGCTGCTGCTGATTCGTTTCTCGCTGGCCAGCGTCATGATGCTGCTGTGGCTCAAGGCAAAGCGCGTGCGCCTGCCGTCGCTGCGCCTGCTGGGGCCGACGCTGCTGGTGGGGGTCGGTTATGCGACCTCGGCGCTGGGGTATTACAGCGCCAGCCGCAGTACCTCCATCAGCCTGGCAGTGATCCTGATGTTTTCCTTTCCGGCTTTCGTCACGCTGTATGCGATTCTGTTTCAGAACGAGAAAGCGAGTTCGGGCCGTCTGCTGAGCCTGTGCCTGGCCTGTGGCGGCGTTATCGTGGCGACGGGGCTGCATGTACAGGGTGACCTGGCCGGTATTGGCTGGGCGCTGTTCGCGGCACTGAGCTACGGTGCTGCCATCATTTACGGTACGGCCCGGGTAGCACCGCAGAATCCGCTGTGCTCGGCCACGGTGATCCTGCTCGGTGGCGCCCTGACCTTTGGCTGTGCCTGGTGGCTCAAAGGGGGCAGCGTGCCGCAGACGCCGCTGGGCTGGTCGGCCTGTGTGGGGCTGGCGCTGTTTGCCACCATCCTGCCGATCGCAACCTTTGTCAGTGGCTCGCCGCGCATCGGTGCCTCGGATGCCTCAACCCTGTCGACCCTGGAGCCCATCGTGGCGGTCACCATTGCGGTGCTGCTGGTGGGAGAGCAAATGACCCCGTCGCTGCTCGCCGGAGGCGCCATGGTGGTGATCGCGGCCGTGCTGCTGTCACGCAACCGCGGGAGCAGAGTGCCATCATAA
- a CDS encoding aromatic ring-hydroxylating oxygenase subunit alpha, with the protein MTTKAKTLALINQRKPRHALSSELYSDPDVYQQDLEQIWHKEWIFAGHSFEIPKAGEYLTLQIGKYPVLVVRDSKGDVRAFHNACRHRGSRICSEAQGKVAKLVCPYHRWTYDLDGKLLFAANMGENFITSDHGLEPVHCEVVNSYIYVCVAKNAPDFAVFRAELAPFIEPHNLDNCKVAFESNLVEKGNWKLVFENNRECYHCDGAHPELLNSFMENLAVAGVGGAESAELVEYWDRCEAAGLPSRLVMDPNGYHRMTRIPLFKDAVSYTMNGKPAVKGRLDNTDEENIGALLYFRYPSTWNHFLGDHALSFRILPLGPGETLVTTKWLVPAGAEEGKDYDLDTLTKVWLATNDQDRQLVEETFRGVSSPSYIPGPFSDLAENGVCQFVDWYCATMQKKLAD; encoded by the coding sequence ATGACAACAAAAGCGAAGACACTGGCCCTGATCAATCAGCGCAAGCCCCGCCACGCTCTGAGCAGCGAGCTGTACTCGGACCCTGATGTCTATCAGCAGGATCTGGAACAGATCTGGCACAAGGAATGGATTTTTGCCGGTCACAGCTTCGAGATCCCCAAGGCCGGTGAATACCTGACGCTGCAAATCGGCAAGTACCCGGTCCTGGTGGTGCGGGACAGCAAGGGCGATGTGCGCGCCTTCCACAACGCCTGTCGTCATCGTGGCTCACGCATCTGCTCCGAGGCCCAGGGCAAGGTAGCCAAGCTGGTGTGTCCTTACCACCGCTGGACCTACGACCTGGACGGCAAGCTGCTGTTTGCCGCCAACATGGGCGAGAATTTCATTACCAGTGACCACGGCCTGGAGCCGGTGCACTGCGAAGTCGTCAACAGCTATATCTATGTCTGCGTTGCTAAAAATGCCCCGGATTTTGCTGTGTTCCGTGCAGAGCTGGCGCCCTTTATCGAGCCCCATAACCTGGATAACTGCAAGGTGGCCTTTGAGTCCAACCTGGTGGAAAAGGGCAACTGGAAACTGGTGTTCGAGAACAACCGCGAATGTTACCACTGCGACGGTGCTCACCCCGAGCTGCTGAACTCCTTTATGGAAAACCTGGCCGTGGCCGGTGTGGGCGGTGCCGAAAGCGCCGAGCTGGTGGAATACTGGGATCGTTGCGAAGCGGCGGGCCTGCCGAGCCGCCTGGTAATGGACCCCAATGGCTACCATCGCATGACCCGCATCCCGCTGTTCAAGGATGCGGTCAGCTACACCATGAACGGCAAGCCTGCGGTCAAGGGGCGGCTGGATAACACCGATGAAGAGAATATCGGCGCGCTGCTGTACTTCCGCTATCCATCCACCTGGAACCACTTCCTGGGTGATCATGCGCTGAGTTTCCGCATCCTGCCGCTGGGCCCGGGTGAAACCCTGGTGACCACCAAGTGGCTGGTGCCCGCCGGTGCCGAAGAAGGCAAGGACTACGATCTGGACACCCTGACCAAGGTCTGGCTGGCCACCAATGACCAGGATCGCCAGCTGGTTGAGGAAACCTTCAGAGGCGTAAGCTCGCCGTCCTATATCCCCGGACCCTTCTCGGACCTGGCGGAAAACGGTGTCTGCCAGTTTGTCGACTGGTACTGCGCCACCATGCAGAAAAAGCTCGCCGACTAG
- a CDS encoding LysR family transcriptional regulator, whose protein sequence is MTKHVEPDKILVKMPSLRAVRSFVAAAKYQNFTRAAEALCVTQAAISRQIRELEASLGIELFKRAGRAVELTEAGAIFYDAAYLSFVNIAQAAERVQGLGSSKKMLTICCTPAFSALWLSRRLPAFFTANPDIDLNVVTTENFLQMEPGIAPDVFINKVADPREGYHSIPLFHDLIYPVCTPEYLRQHPEVSSLEGLRDSVLLNLSPYGRSQVAEHLDWNVWFSFFEIGANARVDDSYHLFNANDYNMLIQMVLNNQGVTLGWHHLVAPLLAEGRLVAPLTQVVELKEKLHYLTYAESKTHNEAFGLFRNWMLACVADEHTAVPATE, encoded by the coding sequence ATGACTAAACACGTAGAGCCGGACAAGATACTGGTCAAGATGCCCTCACTCAGGGCCGTAAGGTCCTTTGTGGCGGCGGCCAAGTACCAGAACTTTACCCGTGCCGCCGAAGCGCTTTGCGTGACCCAGGCCGCCATCAGCCGGCAAATTCGCGAACTCGAAGCCAGCCTGGGAATCGAGCTGTTCAAGCGCGCCGGGCGCGCCGTGGAGCTGACCGAGGCCGGCGCCATTTTCTACGACGCCGCCTACCTGTCGTTTGTGAATATTGCCCAGGCCGCCGAGCGGGTGCAGGGTCTTGGCAGCAGCAAGAAAATGCTGACCATCTGCTGCACCCCGGCCTTTTCCGCGCTCTGGCTGTCACGGCGCCTGCCGGCATTTTTCACCGCCAACCCCGATATCGACCTTAACGTGGTGACCACCGAAAACTTCCTGCAAATGGAGCCCGGCATTGCGCCCGATGTCTTCATCAACAAGGTTGCGGACCCGCGCGAAGGCTATCACTCGATCCCGCTCTTTCATGACCTGATCTACCCGGTCTGCACCCCCGAGTACCTGCGCCAGCACCCGGAAGTATCCAGCCTGGAGGGGTTGCGCGACAGCGTGCTGCTGAACCTGAGCCCCTACGGCCGCTCCCAGGTGGCTGAACACCTGGACTGGAACGTCTGGTTCTCGTTTTTCGAGATAGGCGCCAATGCCCGCGTCGATGACAGCTACCACCTGTTCAATGCCAACGACTACAACATGCTGATCCAGATGGTGCTGAACAACCAGGGCGTGACCCTGGGCTGGCATCACCTGGTGGCCCCCCTGCTGGCCGAGGGTCGCCTGGTCGCACCGCTCACCCAGGTGGTCGAACTGAAGGAAAAACTGCATTACCTGACCTACGCGGAAAGCAAAACCCACAACGAGGCCTTTGGCCTGTTCCGCAACTGGATGCTCGCCTGTGTGGCCGACGAACACACCGCTGTGCCTGCCACCGAGTAG
- a CDS encoding dihydrodipicolinate synthase family protein encodes MHFEGIYTPVITPFKADYSIDYDAYASHVQFLLESGVHGLMIGGTTGEYYVESHEERVELLKIARQVCGNKLQIIFGTGSIDPDASIKLAEAAVKHEADVILVATPPYSLPTQQELAQHALRIDRAANLPIMLYNYPDRMGVNMEAEFFDRVAESSNFCGIKESSGDINRLHMLISDRSNIQVACGMDDQALEFFAWGAKSWVCAGSNFLPKEHIALYNACVLENDFAKGRRIMAAMMPLMSVLEQGGKFIQSVKHGVTLDGRFAGEVRKPLLGLSEQEKTAMAEVVQELKQNIADIVSEAK; translated from the coding sequence ATGCACTTCGAAGGAATTTACACGCCGGTAATTACGCCGTTTAAAGCAGACTATTCCATCGATTACGATGCCTATGCGTCACATGTACAGTTCCTGCTCGAGTCCGGTGTGCATGGCCTTATGATTGGCGGCACCACGGGCGAGTATTATGTGGAGAGCCACGAAGAGCGCGTGGAATTGCTGAAAATCGCACGTCAGGTCTGCGGTAACAAGTTACAGATCATCTTTGGAACAGGCTCAATCGATCCAGACGCATCCATAAAGCTGGCAGAGGCGGCCGTCAAGCATGAAGCCGATGTCATCCTGGTTGCAACGCCTCCCTATTCGCTGCCAACGCAGCAGGAACTGGCGCAGCATGCGCTGAGAATTGACCGTGCAGCCAACCTGCCGATCATGCTTTACAACTATCCGGACCGGATGGGTGTGAACATGGAAGCCGAGTTCTTCGATCGGGTCGCCGAGTCGTCCAATTTCTGCGGCATCAAGGAAAGCTCCGGCGATATCAACCGTCTGCATATGCTGATAAGTGATCGCTCCAATATCCAGGTTGCCTGCGGCATGGATGACCAGGCGCTGGAATTCTTTGCCTGGGGTGCCAAAAGCTGGGTTTGTGCCGGCTCCAACTTCCTGCCCAAAGAGCATATCGCACTCTACAACGCCTGCGTGCTGGAAAACGACTTTGCCAAGGGACGTCGCATTATGGCGGCGATGATGCCGCTGATGAGCGTGCTTGAGCAGGGCGGCAAGTTTATCCAGAGCGTGAAGCACGGCGTAACACTGGATGGCCGTTTTGCCGGCGAAGTGCGCAAGCCCCTGCTGGGCCTGAGCGAGCAGGAGAAAACCGCCATGGCCGAGGTGGTTCAGGAATTGAAACAGAATATCGCTGACATTGTGTCGGAGGCCAAGTAA